One genomic window of Corynebacterium massiliense DSM 45435 includes the following:
- a CDS encoding bifunctional ADP-dependent NAD(P)H-hydrate dehydratase/NAD(P)H-hydrate epimerase → MYALTYTVDQIRAAEAPLIEGTERPDELMQKAAHAVAEVARSLYDPREVLILAGPGGNGGDALYAGAELALAGIRVAAHLTAGKAHDRALAAFTNAGGTLPDDLPEPDLIIDGITGIGGSAGLRDNLRAVVGYTQRSQARVLSVDVPSGVAADTGEAGELHVTADATLTFGGWRRAHALAPECGLQLLADISELGARLVEGLPVRADDGPPSVLANRAVLPADLELPEGIVTLPKVSARSVEPSPTDDKYSGGVVGIRAGSGQYPGAALLSVAGAVNATPAMVRYVGPQALEVVRRHPEVVVTEKLEDAGRVQAWVFGPGAGTEDTAELEWILRQDVPVLVDADGLTLLAQSPDLRRLLRDREKETVLTPHDGEFARLQEAVGVPHADRLTETMELARELGATILRKGRSTIIVSREAFVVDAGHSWAATPGSGDVLSGIAGARLALPGSEAAQTRVEAVSVHAVAAKRAAQTPYGDAPAPASRIAEFVREATAR, encoded by the coding sequence ATGTATGCCCTTACCTATACCGTCGACCAGATCCGCGCCGCCGAGGCCCCTCTCATTGAAGGCACCGAACGGCCCGACGAGCTCATGCAAAAGGCTGCGCACGCCGTGGCGGAGGTCGCCCGCAGCCTGTATGACCCCCGCGAAGTTCTCATTCTCGCGGGCCCGGGAGGCAACGGCGGCGACGCCCTCTATGCCGGCGCCGAGCTGGCTTTGGCGGGCATACGCGTGGCCGCCCACCTCACCGCCGGTAAGGCCCACGACCGGGCGCTGGCCGCTTTCACCAACGCGGGAGGCACGCTCCCCGACGACCTTCCGGAACCTGACCTCATCATCGACGGCATCACGGGCATCGGCGGTTCGGCGGGGCTGCGGGACAACCTGCGCGCCGTGGTCGGCTACACGCAGCGGAGTCAGGCCCGTGTGCTGAGTGTCGATGTCCCGTCCGGCGTCGCGGCAGATACCGGCGAGGCCGGCGAGCTGCACGTGACTGCCGACGCCACCCTCACCTTCGGCGGCTGGCGCCGCGCCCACGCGCTCGCGCCGGAGTGTGGGCTGCAGCTGCTGGCGGACATCTCAGAGCTTGGCGCCCGCCTTGTTGAGGGACTCCCGGTCCGGGCCGACGACGGTCCACCGTCCGTCCTGGCTAACCGGGCCGTGCTCCCCGCCGACCTCGAGCTCCCCGAGGGCATTGTGACCCTCCCGAAAGTCAGCGCGCGGTCGGTGGAGCCCTCGCCCACCGACGACAAGTACTCCGGCGGCGTCGTGGGCATCCGGGCAGGCAGCGGTCAGTACCCCGGCGCGGCGCTTTTGTCCGTGGCGGGCGCGGTCAACGCCACCCCGGCCATGGTGCGCTACGTCGGCCCGCAGGCGCTCGAGGTCGTGCGCCGCCACCCGGAAGTCGTCGTCACCGAAAAGTTGGAGGACGCCGGCCGCGTCCAAGCCTGGGTCTTCGGCCCCGGCGCGGGCACGGAGGACACCGCCGAGCTGGAGTGGATCCTGCGCCAGGACGTGCCGGTGCTTGTCGATGCCGACGGGCTCACCCTCCTCGCCCAGTCCCCCGACCTGCGCCGACTTCTCCGCGACCGTGAGAAAGAGACCGTGCTGACCCCGCACGACGGCGAGTTCGCTCGGCTGCAGGAGGCGGTGGGTGTTCCGCACGCAGACCGGTTGACGGAGACGATGGAGCTGGCGCGGGAACTCGGCGCCACCATCCTGCGCAAGGGCCGGTCCACCATCATAGTCTCGCGCGAAGCTTTCGTCGTCGATGCCGGTCACTCCTGGGCGGCGACGCCGGGCTCGGGCGACGTGTTGTCTGGGATTGCGGGCGCGCGGCTCGCGCTGCCGGGCTCTGAGGCCGCCCAGACTAGGGTCGAGGCAGTCTCCGTTCACGCGGTCGCGGCTAAGCGGGCCGCCCAGACCCCCTACGGCGACGCCCCCGCGCCGGCCAGCCGCATCGCCGAGTTCGTCCGCGAGGCGACCGCCCGTTAG
- a CDS encoding rhodanese-related sulfurtransferase, whose amino-acid sequence MSVGKILLYYCFTPLSDPTAIKLWQRDLCESLGLTGRILVSKHGINGTVGGDIDACKRYVKKTREYPAFKKMEFKWSEGSADDFPRLSVKDREEIVAFGAPDELEVDQDGVVGGGTHLKPEQVNELVAERGDDVVFFDGRNAMEAEIGKFKNAVVPDVKTTHDFIAELESGKYDWMKDRPVVSYCTGGIRCEVLSALMKNRGFNEVYQIDGGIVRYGEKYGNDGLWEGSLYVFDKRMHTEFGMGVEDPGFIQLGHCVHCGTPTNTFRNCINEDTCRQQVLICDDCAQHIETSHCGREGCAASLT is encoded by the coding sequence ATGAGCGTCGGCAAGATTCTCCTGTACTACTGCTTCACCCCGCTCTCCGATCCCACGGCCATCAAGCTGTGGCAGCGTGACCTGTGCGAGTCACTGGGCCTCACCGGTCGCATCCTGGTGTCCAAGCACGGCATCAACGGCACCGTGGGCGGCGACATCGACGCGTGTAAGCGGTACGTGAAAAAGACGCGCGAGTACCCGGCCTTTAAAAAGATGGAGTTCAAGTGGTCGGAGGGCAGCGCGGACGACTTCCCGCGCCTGTCGGTGAAAGACCGCGAAGAGATCGTGGCCTTCGGCGCCCCAGACGAGCTGGAGGTTGACCAAGACGGCGTGGTCGGCGGCGGCACCCACCTCAAACCGGAACAGGTCAACGAGTTGGTCGCCGAGCGTGGCGATGACGTCGTCTTCTTCGACGGGCGCAACGCCATGGAGGCGGAGATTGGCAAGTTCAAAAACGCCGTGGTGCCCGACGTAAAGACCACCCACGACTTCATCGCGGAGTTGGAGTCCGGCAAGTACGACTGGATGAAGGATCGCCCGGTGGTCTCGTACTGCACGGGAGGCATCCGCTGCGAGGTGTTGTCCGCGCTGATGAAAAACCGCGGGTTCAACGAGGTCTACCAGATTGACGGCGGGATTGTCCGCTACGGCGAAAAATACGGCAACGACGGCCTGTGGGAAGGCTCGCTCTACGTCTTTGACAAGCGCATGCACACCGAATTCGGCATGGGCGTAGAAGACCCCGGGTTTATCCAGCTCGGCCACTGCGTGCACTGCGGCACGCCGACGAATACCTTCCGCAACTGCATCAACGAAGACACCTGCCGGCAACAGGTGCTGATTTGCGATGACTGCGCCCAGCACATAGAAACCTCCCACTGCGGGAGGGAGGGCTGCGCCGCGAGCCTGACCTAA
- a CDS encoding DUF1846 domain-containing protein, which translates to MTRKIGFDREKYIELQSEHINARRREMGGKLYLEMGGKLFDDMHASRVLPGFTPDNKIAMLERIRDDVEILVCINAKDVQRQKTRADLGLLYEDEVLRLVDVFRDRGFLVKNVVMTQLEDGDELAEVFIERLERLGITVARHRIIPGYPTNIDRIVSEEGLGQNDFVETERDLVVVTAPGPGSGKLATALSQIYHEHQRGNNASYAKFETFPIWNLPLEHPVNLAYEAATVDLNDSNVIDHFHLSAHGESAVNYNRDVEAFPLLRSLLERVTGGVPYASPTDMGVNMVGYCIVDDAVCRQAAGQEIVRRYFKALVEEARHGWDSTQSDRAAVVMTKAGITVDDRAVVAPARAKAEATGEPGCAIQLHDGTIITGRTSPLLGCSAAMLLNALKHLAGIDDDRHLLSPESIEPIQTLKTRHLGSQNPRLHTDEVLIALSVSAAKDDNARRALHVIRELEGCDAHTTTILGSVDEGIFRNLGVLVTSDPVFARKRRLFQKR; encoded by the coding sequence ATGACGCGGAAAATCGGCTTTGACCGGGAAAAATACATCGAACTCCAATCCGAGCACATCAATGCCCGGCGCCGCGAGATGGGCGGCAAGCTCTACCTGGAAATGGGTGGCAAGCTCTTCGACGACATGCACGCCTCCCGCGTGCTGCCCGGGTTTACCCCCGACAACAAGATCGCGATGCTCGAGCGCATTCGCGACGACGTGGAAATCCTCGTCTGCATCAACGCGAAGGACGTGCAGCGCCAGAAGACGCGCGCGGACCTGGGGCTGCTGTACGAGGATGAGGTGCTGCGGCTTGTCGATGTCTTCCGGGACCGCGGCTTCTTAGTCAAAAACGTCGTGATGACCCAGCTGGAAGACGGCGACGAGCTGGCTGAGGTCTTCATTGAGCGCCTGGAGCGGCTGGGGATCACGGTCGCCCGGCACCGGATCATCCCCGGCTACCCGACGAACATCGACCGGATCGTCTCTGAGGAAGGTCTGGGGCAAAACGACTTCGTGGAGACCGAGCGCGACTTGGTCGTGGTCACGGCCCCGGGGCCGGGGTCAGGCAAGCTGGCGACCGCGCTGTCGCAGATTTACCACGAGCACCAGCGCGGCAATAACGCGAGCTACGCCAAGTTCGAGACGTTCCCCATCTGGAACCTGCCGCTGGAGCACCCGGTCAACCTCGCCTACGAGGCGGCGACGGTGGATCTCAACGATTCCAACGTCATCGACCACTTCCACCTGTCCGCGCACGGCGAGTCTGCGGTGAATTACAACCGCGACGTCGAGGCGTTCCCGCTGCTGCGCTCCCTGCTCGAGCGCGTGACGGGCGGGGTGCCGTATGCCTCCCCGACCGACATGGGCGTGAACATGGTGGGCTACTGCATTGTCGATGACGCCGTGTGCCGCCAGGCCGCCGGCCAGGAGATCGTGCGCCGCTACTTCAAGGCGTTGGTGGAAGAAGCGCGCCACGGGTGGGACAGCACCCAGTCGGACCGTGCCGCCGTGGTGATGACCAAGGCGGGCATTACTGTCGATGATCGCGCCGTCGTCGCCCCCGCCCGCGCCAAGGCCGAGGCGACCGGCGAGCCCGGCTGCGCCATTCAGCTGCACGACGGGACGATCATCACCGGCCGCACCTCGCCGCTTCTGGGCTGCTCGGCGGCGATGCTGCTCAATGCCCTCAAGCACCTCGCCGGCATTGACGATGACCGCCACCTCCTCTCCCCCGAATCCATCGAGCCGATCCAGACGCTGAAAACCCGGCACCTAGGGTCGCAGAACCCGCGCCTGCACACCGACGAGGTGCTCATTGCCCTGTCGGTGTCTGCGGCGAAGGACGACAACGCGCGGCGCGCGCTCCACGTTATCCGGGAGCTGGAAGGCTGCGACGCGCACACCACGACGATTCTGGGATCGGTGGATGAGGGCATCTTCCGCAACCTGGGCGTGCTGGTCACCTCGGACCCGGTCTTTGCGCGCAAGCGCCGACTGTTCCAGAAACGCTAA
- a CDS encoding Fpg/Nei family DNA glycosylase has product MPEGHVLHRLAHRFNAEFRGQPLSVTSPQGRFPEAALVDATVLEQADAIGKHLFLHFSNGHIIHIHLGLIGHFTFEDLDNFRGQIRLRVANREQAANLRGPQWCRLITDDDYARVCEKAGEDPLRDDASPDAVFARVRRSRRTIGSLLMDQQLYAGVGNIYRAETLFRQGISPFRAGRDCSLGELRAVWDDLVELMRIGVSRGRIDTVRDEHSPEAMDRPPRKDDHGGEVYVYRRAGDPCYVCGTPIASAVVEGRNLFWCPDCQGE; this is encoded by the coding sequence ATGCCTGAAGGTCACGTTCTCCACCGTCTTGCGCACCGATTCAACGCCGAATTCCGCGGCCAGCCGCTCAGTGTGACCAGCCCGCAGGGAAGGTTTCCGGAAGCCGCGCTTGTCGATGCCACCGTGCTGGAGCAAGCAGATGCCATCGGCAAGCATTTGTTCCTGCACTTTTCCAACGGGCACATCATCCACATCCACCTGGGGCTCATCGGGCACTTCACGTTCGAGGACCTAGACAATTTCCGCGGGCAGATTCGCCTGCGGGTGGCCAATAGGGAGCAGGCGGCCAATCTGCGCGGGCCGCAGTGGTGCCGGCTTATCACTGACGATGACTACGCACGGGTCTGTGAGAAGGCCGGGGAGGACCCGCTGCGTGACGATGCCTCCCCGGACGCAGTCTTCGCCCGCGTAAGGCGTTCGCGGCGGACCATTGGCTCGCTGCTGATGGACCAGCAGCTTTATGCCGGGGTGGGAAATATTTACCGGGCGGAGACGCTGTTTCGGCAGGGCATTAGTCCGTTTCGGGCGGGGCGAGACTGCAGTCTGGGCGAGTTGCGCGCGGTCTGGGACGACCTGGTGGAGCTTATGCGCATCGGCGTTTCCCGCGGGCGGATCGATACGGTGCGCGACGAGCATTCCCCCGAGGCCATGGACCGGCCGCCGCGCAAGGACGACCACGGCGGGGAAGTCTACGTCTACCGCCGCGCCGGCGACCCCTGCTACGTGTGCGGCACGCCCATTGCGTCTGCCGTGGTGGAGGGGCGGAATCTGTTCTGGTGCCCAGACTGTCAGGGAGAATAA
- a CDS encoding HNH endonuclease signature motif containing protein yields MNDAADLLSRLARLGIAVAELAYRHGLSASAGLDAATTRSYTAIGRSLFGPCSEPKVRAQVLEHAAEFPITRLQVIHKAARQLHRDANITRWQLWLELAQRHELTIDQLREYARNRVRELNRKTGTTPARSLIIGRDIDATGRRTALLKLPAAEMALLEKKIRRMTAKRGTVPEDIAMGNAIWTLLKGTAHTSRGEEKTPEPTFLVKAEDLVGNGNGELVATDGTIIDTQSYLNSQLGRFGWAMIYDHNAQPVNLHRLERFANTKQRMMLAIDQGECAWPGCRRKAIYAKAHHITAWKNGGKTNLNNLVALCGPHNARNDDNPNSPPRNGRIGKDPDGHPCWHPPDGGPPQYNDGIHTQKSGRVWAQQS; encoded by the coding sequence GTGAATGACGCAGCAGACCTACTGTCCCGCCTGGCACGGCTCGGAATAGCCGTCGCCGAACTGGCCTACCGCCACGGCCTTTCCGCCTCCGCGGGTCTTGATGCTGCCACCACCCGGTCCTACACCGCGATAGGCCGCAGTCTGTTCGGCCCGTGCTCCGAACCGAAAGTACGCGCCCAGGTGTTGGAGCACGCCGCCGAGTTTCCGATTACGCGTTTGCAGGTGATCCACAAAGCCGCCCGCCAACTCCACCGCGACGCCAACATCACCCGCTGGCAACTATGGCTAGAACTCGCCCAACGCCACGAACTGACCATCGACCAGCTGCGCGAATACGCCCGCAACCGCGTGCGCGAACTCAACCGCAAAACCGGAACCACACCCGCACGCAGCCTCATCATCGGCCGCGACATCGACGCCACCGGCAGACGAACCGCCCTACTGAAACTACCGGCCGCCGAAATGGCACTACTAGAAAAGAAGATCCGCCGCATGACCGCCAAACGCGGTACCGTGCCAGAAGACATCGCCATGGGCAACGCCATCTGGACACTACTGAAAGGCACCGCACACACAAGCCGCGGCGAAGAAAAGACCCCGGAGCCGACGTTTCTGGTCAAAGCCGAAGACCTAGTCGGCAACGGCAACGGCGAACTCGTCGCCACCGACGGCACGATCATCGACACCCAGTCCTACCTAAATAGCCAGCTCGGCCGGTTCGGGTGGGCGATGATCTACGACCACAACGCCCAACCAGTCAACCTCCACCGCCTCGAACGCTTCGCCAACACCAAGCAGCGGATGATGCTGGCTATCGACCAAGGCGAATGTGCTTGGCCCGGCTGCCGCAGAAAAGCCATCTACGCCAAAGCCCACCACATCACCGCCTGGAAAAACGGCGGGAAAACCAACCTCAACAACCTCGTGGCACTGTGCGGGCCGCACAACGCCAGGAACGACGACAACCCCAACAGCCCGCCCAGAAACGGCCGGATAGGAAAAGACCCCGACGGCCACCCATGCTGGCACCCACCGGATGGTGGCCCACCGCAATACAACGATGGGATCCACACCCAAAAATCAGGAAGAGTGTGGGCGCAGCAGTCTTAA
- a CDS encoding ABC transporter ATP-binding protein yields MTALLLDDVSVVFPDGTTTVTALDHARLTAQPGEMTAIVGASGSGKSTLLSVAAGLIVPSSGTVEVGGIELGSDEATRSRVRRENIGIVFQQPNLIASLKVREQLLLMDHIRGRRMRKDRADELLGLVGLDGFGDRRMNQLSGGQRQRVNIARALMNDPRLLLADEPTSALDSELSREIVELLQRLTRDLDVATVMVTHDREQADAADQVVEVADGQTRLAVPA; encoded by the coding sequence ATGACCGCTTTACTGCTTGACGATGTCTCCGTCGTCTTCCCCGACGGCACCACCACCGTTACCGCTCTAGACCACGCGCGCCTGACCGCCCAGCCGGGTGAGATGACCGCCATTGTCGGCGCCTCCGGCTCCGGTAAATCCACTCTCCTGTCCGTGGCAGCGGGGCTTATCGTCCCCAGCTCCGGAACCGTCGAGGTCGGCGGGATCGAGCTGGGCAGCGACGAAGCAACCCGGTCGCGGGTGCGGCGGGAAAACATCGGCATTGTCTTCCAACAGCCGAACCTCATCGCCTCACTGAAGGTCAGGGAGCAGCTGCTGCTCATGGATCACATCCGCGGCCGGCGGATGCGAAAGGACCGCGCTGATGAATTGCTTGGATTGGTAGGTCTGGACGGGTTCGGTGACCGCCGTATGAACCAGCTGTCCGGTGGTCAGCGGCAGCGCGTCAACATTGCCCGGGCGTTGATGAACGACCCGCGCTTGCTGCTTGCCGATGAACCCACCTCCGCCCTCGACAGCGAGCTGTCCCGGGAGATCGTCGAGCTTTTGCAGCGCCTGACCCGCGATCTGGACGTGGCCACCGTTATGGTCACTCACGACCGCGAACAGGCAGACGCCGCCGACCAGGTCGTGGAAGTCGCGGACGGACAAACACGCCTGGCGGTACCGGCGTAG
- a CDS encoding ABC transporter permease, whose protein sequence is MFLSLRDIAYARGRFALMTGVVGLITLLLVMLSGLTGGLGKQNTSGLEALSPDRYIFTSEKPSFTESAVTADDLQSWNDVDVTPLGVGQTRLEGDTATSVGVFGLPAQTAIPDSDATVPDQGLVVSQAVADDAGADVGSTVELGGTQQKVVGVVPDLEYSHSPLVWASTATWQAATHAPDGTVGTVMLANGDADWDALADQRGDVAATTSKAFDGLEAYKSEQGSLLTMQGFLYAISALVTVAFLTVWTIQRTRDLSILRALGASGSYLRRDALGQAAIVVGVGALGGALAGWGLGALAAGTVPFDLSVVTVVAPAVGIWALGMAGAWLATRHVAQTDPLLALGGNA, encoded by the coding sequence ATGTTTCTAAGCCTGAGAGATATCGCCTACGCCCGCGGCCGGTTCGCGCTCATGACCGGCGTCGTCGGGCTCATCACGTTGTTGCTCGTCATGCTGTCCGGCCTGACTGGTGGTCTGGGCAAGCAAAACACCTCCGGTCTGGAGGCGCTCAGCCCGGACCGGTACATCTTCACCTCCGAAAAACCGTCGTTTACGGAATCTGCCGTGACTGCCGATGACCTCCAGTCCTGGAACGACGTCGACGTCACTCCCCTGGGCGTGGGTCAGACGCGCCTGGAGGGAGACACGGCCACGAGTGTCGGCGTCTTCGGACTGCCGGCCCAGACCGCTATCCCCGACTCCGACGCGACGGTCCCAGACCAAGGTCTGGTCGTGTCTCAGGCGGTGGCCGACGACGCGGGTGCCGATGTCGGCTCCACCGTCGAACTCGGCGGCACCCAGCAAAAGGTCGTCGGCGTAGTCCCAGACTTGGAGTACTCGCACTCCCCACTCGTCTGGGCGTCGACCGCCACCTGGCAGGCCGCGACCCACGCACCCGACGGGACGGTGGGCACCGTCATGCTGGCCAACGGCGACGCGGACTGGGACGCGCTGGCGGACCAACGCGGCGACGTTGCCGCCACCACCTCCAAGGCCTTCGATGGGCTGGAGGCCTACAAGTCTGAGCAAGGCTCGCTGCTGACCATGCAGGGGTTCCTTTACGCCATCTCCGCGCTGGTCACCGTCGCCTTTTTGACGGTGTGGACCATCCAGCGCACCCGGGACTTGTCTATTTTGCGCGCGCTCGGGGCATCGGGAAGCTACCTGCGCCGCGATGCGCTGGGCCAGGCCGCCATCGTGGTCGGCGTCGGGGCGCTCGGGGGCGCGCTCGCCGGCTGGGGTCTGGGCGCGCTGGCCGCCGGCACCGTGCCTTTCGACCTGTCCGTTGTCACCGTCGTGGCGCCCGCTGTGGGCATCTGGGCCCTCGGCATGGCCGGCGCCTGGCTGGCCACCCGCCACGTCGCACAGACCGATCCGCTTCTCGCATTGGGAGGAAACGCTTAA
- a CDS encoding sensor histidine kinase, with product MDTSDTLPRILAGVRVGLHVMFAFLLVFGTVRALDDAPVALTLVLAAVLGAVYLAGTVVERRQVLADRPTSRRWAAVWLGAITGLWIGLASLSPDFVWLEFPLVFLHFYLSPRQTRFVGPISLWGLAVLLPGEMTTASVVGPAVGTLFAVGVAAAYSALHGEARRYRDIAKRLRATQEQLVAAEHQAGRLEERERLAREIHDTLAQGFSSLVLVSRAAKNSLDDRERVSEQLDTIHDVAQENLQEARRFVRDLNDRRAGLADELGRIVEAFRRRGRALGEHTQFELRVADGLRVPTDVHDAVVRVVQEGLNNVVKHAAARRTVVTVEAFSDEVAVDVVDDGRGVGDNPAGYGLTGLRKRVATLGGSLELSPGPGSGTALSARVPLGRRTLDSRDVAG from the coding sequence GTGGATACCTCCGACACTTTGCCCCGCATCCTCGCCGGCGTGCGCGTGGGCCTCCACGTCATGTTCGCGTTCCTGCTGGTCTTCGGCACGGTGCGTGCGCTTGACGATGCCCCCGTCGCCCTGACCTTAGTCTTGGCCGCCGTCTTGGGCGCCGTGTACCTCGCCGGGACGGTGGTGGAGCGCCGCCAGGTGCTCGCGGACCGGCCGACCTCGCGGCGGTGGGCGGCTGTGTGGCTAGGAGCTATCACGGGGTTGTGGATCGGGCTGGCGAGCCTATCGCCCGACTTCGTATGGCTCGAGTTCCCGCTGGTGTTTTTGCACTTTTACCTGTCTCCGCGGCAGACGCGGTTTGTCGGCCCTATCTCATTGTGGGGACTGGCGGTGTTGCTCCCCGGGGAGATGACGACCGCCTCGGTGGTCGGTCCGGCGGTGGGCACGCTGTTCGCGGTCGGGGTCGCGGCGGCGTATTCGGCGCTGCACGGGGAGGCGCGGCGGTACCGGGACATCGCCAAGCGCTTGCGGGCCACGCAGGAACAGCTCGTCGCCGCGGAGCACCAGGCGGGGCGCCTCGAGGAGCGGGAGCGGCTCGCGCGGGAGATTCATGACACCCTCGCGCAGGGTTTTAGCTCGCTCGTGTTGGTGTCCCGGGCGGCGAAGAATTCGCTGGACGATAGGGAGCGCGTGTCCGAGCAGCTGGACACGATTCACGACGTCGCGCAGGAGAATCTGCAGGAGGCGCGGCGCTTTGTGCGCGACCTCAACGACCGCCGCGCCGGACTGGCGGACGAACTGGGCCGCATCGTGGAGGCGTTTCGCCGCCGCGGCCGCGCGCTGGGGGAGCACACCCAGTTCGAGCTGCGCGTCGCCGACGGTCTGCGCGTTCCCACGGACGTGCACGACGCGGTCGTGCGGGTCGTGCAAGAGGGCTTGAACAACGTGGTCAAACACGCCGCCGCCCGGCGCACCGTGGTCACGGTCGAGGCGTTCTCAGACGAGGTGGCAGTCGACGTCGTGGACGACGGCAGGGGAGTGGGCGATAACCCTGCCGGCTACGGGTTGACGGGGCTGCGCAAGCGCGTCGCTACGCTGGGCGGGAGTCTAGAACTGTCACCCGGCCCGGGCTCAGGCACGGCCCTGAGCGCCCGGGTGCCGCTGGGAAGGAGGACGCTTGATTCGCGTGATGTTGCTGGATGA